Below is a genomic region from Deltaproteobacteria bacterium.
GCGCTTGGAGGTGGTGCGCCGTTCGGCAGACGCCAAAGGCTTTACCGTGTTGCCCCGCCGCTGGGTGGTGGAGCGGTCCTTCGGTTGGCTGGGGCGCTAGCGGCGCTTGTGTCGGGACTTCGAACATACCACCGTTTCCAGTGACGCTATGGTGTACTTGGCCAGTATCCGGCGCACGCTGCGGATGGTGACGACGGAAAATACGAATTAAAAAACACTTTCTGAGAGAAGGTAGCGCGTTCTCAGTATTGATCTTCATCTACGCCACTCACTGATAGAGTAATTACGGAAACGCACGAATCATCATCTGCTGAAGTTCGTGGCAGTGCTTCACGTGATGCGATATGATTCTCTTCAATAGGGCTCCGCAATAGTTGTTCTTCACACTGACAATACGTAGCCTTAGTAAATGGGGGAACACAATGACGCAACAGCACTATACATGGGTCCCGCTTGTGGCACTCTTTGGGATGTTGTGGGTCCCTGTCGGCCAATACGAGTTTCTTATTGGTAACTGGATGAAGATAGGAACCTATGCGGTGCCTTTCCTGTTTTTTGGTGTACTCACAATGCGTGGACAGCATGAGACAGGTCCGCTGCTTGCTGATTTCAAGGTGCTATCGGTGGGGTTACTGGTCGCCTACATCCTTCACCAAGATGAGGAACACTGGATCGATCTGTTTGGCAATCGCTACGCGTTTCTAGGGCACATCAACCAGCTCTTTGCCACCTTTGGCGGGTGTCAAGACAGGATGCCGTGCCCACTGACCCCCGCAGCCATTTTTGTCATTAACACTTCGTTAGTGTGGCTCGTTGGCATGATTGCCATCTGGCGCGCACCGTCACATCTGTTCCCTGCGCTGGCAATGGCTGGCATCGTGCTCGTTAATGCGGTTTCTCATATTGGTGCTGCGGTGCTCCAGCGGGAATACAATCCAGGACTTTTGACTGCTCTGGTCCTGTTCATCCCGGCTGGGTTGTTTTTCTACGGGAAAGTGCTGGAGATACACTCCCACTATAAGCCGCAGGTCGTATTCAGCATGGTCTGGGCTGTACTTGCCCATGTGCTCATGGTCGGAGGCATGCTCGTAGCCAACCTGCTGAGGCTGATACCAGAGAGTGCGTATTTCTTTGCACTCGTCATGTGGTCATGTGTTCCTTTGTTCCTATTCAGGCGGATTGACGAGAGACCTCATTCTCGACTTTAGCCATTTTCCGATAGCAGGAGGGAGAAGTATCCTCTAGGATAGAGTTGCTGTTGCAAGGCAAACTCACACTCTGGAGACACTCCATGCCCTCACTGCCGGTAGAGATGATAGGAGTGTTGGCTCCCTTTGCGCAACTGTTTTCCGAGCCGGTGTGGCGCCACGCGCAGGTGCCGGTGATCGTGGATGAAGCGCATCATGCGGTCGCGGCAACGTATTGGCGGATTCTGGAACGGGCTGGCGCATTCAGGAAAGGTGGGCCGCTGTCCCTGGGTGTGACCGCAACCCCAACGCGTGGGGATGGCGTCGGTCTGAGCCATGTGTTTCAAAAGATCGTGTACCGGAAGACTTTGCTGGAAATGATCATGGCCGGCTACTTGGCCGATCTGCGTGCGATCCACATTCAGTTGTATGCGGACTTCCGACAGTTACGGACGCGGGCGGGAGATTTTGTCGATGCCGAAGTCGCCAACCTGCCGTTACACGTGCACGCACCCGAGCATATTCTGGCGGCGTACCAGGAACACGCACCAGGCCGGAAGACACTACTCTTCACCCCCACTGTCCATCTCGCTGAGCTCATGGCAGAACTCTTCAATGGTGCCGGCATTCCTACCGAACGTGTGCATGCCGACACGCCCCTTGACGAGCGACGTGCGTTGCTGCAGCGCTTTCGCACCGGAGAGACACGCGTGATCACCAATTGCGGGGTGCTCACGGAAGGCTACGATGAGCCTTCCGTTGATTGTGTGATTGTCGCTCGGCCAACCCAAAGCACGCCGCTGTTTACCCAAATGGTGGGCCGTGGCACACGACTGTACCCAAGTAAAACCGACTGTCTGGTGATCGACGTGGTCGGCGCTTCCACGCATCATCATCTGGCGAGCGTTGCTTCCCTGACCGGCTTACCTTTGCACGCGTTGCACACCCGTACGGTCAGAGAAGTGCAAGAACAACTGGAACAGGTCGAAGAGCGTCAGCCGGTCAAGGTGGAACGGACCGCACAGACGATGGACCTGTTTCGTCAGCGGCCGTTACACTGGCTGAAAGTGGAAGACTTCTTTTCATTGTCGCTGGGCGACCAAGGCTGGATTATTCTCTCACCTGAAGGAAAGGAAACGACACGCTGGCAGGCCGCCCTCATGTCACACAACGGCGAGATGACCGAGTTGGCCTCTGGGTACACACTCCCATATATTCAGGGCATTGCTGAGGACCATGCCCGCAAAGTGGGAGCCGGCGGGCTGACGAATCCGAAGGCGTACTGGCGGCAGAATCCCGCCAGTGACAAACAGCTCAATGTCTTACGCTATCTGCGCATTCCGCATCCGGTCCCACTCACCATGGGAGAGGCCTCGGACATGATTACCCAAGCGAAGATGCGCGAAGCAGTGATGCGAGCGGCAACCCGCGGAGTCCGCGCGTAACGAGTCCGTCTCCCCTCGTGTATCAGTCACTCGTAGTTATGCGACGATGCGTGCATACGTAGGCGGAGGATTCCCACGCAGGGTCGCGTATCGGGAGCGACGGGAGACCGCGTCATTTATCGCAGGCGTTCCCGCCGTAAGCGTGCCATGTACACAGCCTCTTCACAGCTGCGCGGTTCGTTATCGTCCAGCGACTGGTCTGGGGCGGCGAGCACATCGGCCCACACCCGCCCCTCGCCGAGTGGCGCATCAAGCGAGATCTCCCGACGTTGCGTCGCCAAGGCGGCGGCAATGTCGCGGGGCAATAAGCCGGTGGCCACTGCCAGTTCATCCGGTGAGACCGCGCGGGTCAGGAGCTGTTCGAGTTGTTCGGTTTTCCGGCGCAGCTGGCGCGCGATGCGCTGCTGCGCCCGGGACGGCAGCACAAGGCGCCGCGTGCGCAAGGAACGAGTCACGGCTTGCCGCAGCCAGTACATCGCGTAGGTGCGAAACCGTGCCCCGGCGCGGACATCAAACAATTCGGCGGCGGCCAGTAATGCGAGGGCGCCGTCTTGCCGCAAATCGAGTCCATCACAAAGTGGGGGCTAAGAAAAAAGCAGATGCCAAACCCTAAACAGCTTGCTAGGCTGCGAGCCAATGAGCAGTCAAGAGTCAGCGCCAGCCATTTACCAGTTTCGCATTTGGCTGCGTGGTATTAGCCCCACGATTTGGCGACGCATTCTTGTCCGCAGCGATAGTACCATCGCCGATCTCCATTATATTTTGCAGCTCGTCATGGGCTGGACCGATACCCATCTCCATACCTTCTTCATCCACGGCAAGGACTACGGCGTCTATCATAGCGGGGGGACGGTCTTTGCCGATGACCCGACCCACGTGTATCTCCATGATTTTCAGTTGCGTGCGCACGAGCGCTTTCTGTACACCTACGACTTTGGTGATAACTGGGAACACGAAATCCGATTGGAAAAAGTGCTGCCGATCAATCCCACACAGCGGTATCCAGTCTGTGTCGGCGGTGCCCGTGCCTGTCCGCCCGAAGACTGTGGCGGTCCCTGGGGCTTTCTCGCGCTCCACGATCACTTCCGCCCCGGATACACGATTCATCGAACGACGGAAATGTTGCACGAGCTCGCGCAGCAACGGAGGATCTTGGAGGAAGAAGAATACGAAGAACTCAGCCAGTTGCTCTACTGGCTCACGGCTGAGCGGTTTCCGCGTCGGCTCGTCAACCAACGGTTACG
It encodes:
- a CDS encoding HXXEE domain-containing protein — its product is MLWVPVGQYEFLIGNWMKIGTYAVPFLFFGVLTMRGQHETGPLLADFKVLSVGLLVAYILHQDEEHWIDLFGNRYAFLGHINQLFATFGGCQDRMPCPLTPAAIFVINTSLVWLVGMIAIWRAPSHLFPALAMAGIVLVNAVSHIGAAVLQREYNPGLLTALVLFIPAGLFFYGKVLEIHSHYKPQVVFSMVWAVLAHVLMVGGMLVANLLRLIPESAYFFALVMWSCVPLFLFRRIDERPHSRL
- a CDS encoding plasmid pRiA4b ORF-3 family protein, with amino-acid sequence MSSQESAPAIYQFRIWLRGISPTIWRRILVRSDSTIADLHYILQLVMGWTDTHLHTFFIHGKDYGVYHSGGTVFADDPTHVYLHDFQLRAHERFLYTYDFGDNWEHEIRLEKVLPINPTQRYPVCVGGARACPPEDCGGPWGFLALHDHFRPGYTIHRTTEMLHELAQQRRILEEEEYEELSQLLYWLTAERFPRRLVNQRLRWYATDDPGWRDALCL